The window AGCTAGCGCTAAGGATATTGATTTGGCCATGACTAAGGGGGTTAATTATCCCAAAGGATTATTGGCTTGGGCCAATGAATTGGGCGCAGCTCATTGTGTAGAGCAACTCGATGCCCTTTATGATACTTACCGAGAAGATCGTTATCGCTGTTCGCCTTTATTGAGAAGAATGGCTCAAGAAAATACCTCTTTCGATGTCTAAAGAAAAAGCAGAATGGATCGTGGGCGAACAGATGTTGGCCAAAGATGCCTTTAGCCAATGGCTAGGCATTCAGGTGGATGAAATTCGCCCGGGCTTTGCCGAGCTAAGCATGCGGGTTCGTCCCGAAATGACAAATGGTTTTGGCATTGCGCATGGTGGCATTTGCTATTCTTTGGCCGATACAGCCTTGGCTTTTGCGGCCAATGCACATGGTCCAAAAAGCCGCTCGATCAATACCTCTATTGTGCATACTTTGGCGGTAGCTGAGGGCGAAAAATTATTAGCGAGGGCCGAAGAAGAATATTTGCACCCCAAATTGGCCCATTATAAGGTCCATATTTATAACGGAAAAGGCGAACAAGTGGCCATTTTCCAAGGCTCGGTTTATCGCTCTTCTAAAAGCTGGACCCCAGAGGAGCTGGCCTAGCCGAGACAGGCGGCGAAGCCGCCGCAGGCTTAGGGATGGATAGCAGTGGCCGTTAGGCCAGACCCAGCAGGCGAAGCCTGCGCAGGGCCGAGCGAGCAGCGAGCTGCGGCACAGCCCGACCCGCCTGAAAGGCGGGGAAGCCCCCTATTTTAAATGCGTTCTAAGAGAACAACAAGCAACAACAATATGTCTAAAGCAAGTTTTTTGGTGGATGGTGTACGCACGGCCATCGGTAATTTTGGCGGGACTTTATCGCCTGTTCGGACCGATGATTTGGCGGCCCATGTGATTAAGGAATTGGTGGCCCGCCATCCCAATATTCCGCAAGATAGTTATGATGATGTGATTTTGGGCTGTGCCAATCAGGCCGGAGAAGACAACCGAAATGTGGCCCGTATGGCGCTTTTGTTGGCGGGTTTGCCTTATTCGGTGCCTGGCGAAACGGTGAATCGACTTTGTGCTTCGGGCATGTCGGCTGCTATTCATGCGCATCGGGCCATTATGGCGGGCGATGGGGAGCTGTTTTTGGCTGGAGGCGTGGAGCATATGACCCGCGGTCCTTGGGTCATTTCTAAGGTCTCTAAACCTTTTGGCCGAGATGCGCAGATGCATGATTCTAGCTTCGGTTGGCGCTTTGTCAATCCCAAAATGAAGGAAATTTATGGAGTGGATGGCATGGGCGTAACTGCCGAGAACTTGGTGGATTTGCACCAAATTTCAAGAGCTGATCAAGATCTTTTTGCCTATCGCTCTCAAATGAAGGCGGCTGCGGCTCAAGAAAAAGGCATTTTGGCCGAAGAAATTGTGCCGATTGCCATCAAACGACGCAAACAAGAGGACCTTATTTTTGATCAAGATGAGTTCATCAAACCCAATTCTAGTCTAGAAGTTTTGGGCAAGTTGCGGGCTGCTTTTCGCAAGGAAGGCGGTAGCGTGACGGCGGGCAATTCTTCTGGCCTCAATGATGGCGCAGCGGTTAATCTTATCGCTTCGGCAGCAGCGGTGGAGCGCTACCAATTGCAGCCTTTGGCCCAAATTATTAGCTCGGCTGTGGTGGGCGTAGAGCCTCGAATTATGGGAATCGGTCCCGTAGAAGCTAGCCGAAAAGCCTTGGCCAAAGCTGGACTCAGCCTCGATCAAATGGATGTGATTGAGCTCAATGAGGCCTTTGCTGCCCAAAGTTTGGCTTGCACCCGCAGCCTCGGTCTAGCCGATGACGATCCTCGCATCAATCCCAATGGCGGTGCGATTGCCATTGGCCACCCCTTGGGGGTAACGGGCGCCCGCATTTTGTTGGCGGCCGCTCGAGAGTTGCAGCGCAAAGGTGGAAAATACGCTTTGGTAACGATGTGTATTGGCGTGGGCCAAGGCTATGCAACCATCATCAAAAATGTAAATGTCTAAACAGTTTTGGGGCCTCCGCTGCGGCTTCGCCTTGCGGCGCTACGTTTCGCAGCTCGCTATTCGCTCGGCCCTTCGCCAGCTTCGCTGGCTTGGTCTGGCCTTCGGCCACTGCTGCACATCGCTAGGCCAAATAACAGTCTTGCGTTTTGGTCCTAAAATTTACAACTGGCTGATAAGTAGCTATTTGGACCAATAAAGATTTCTTTAATTAAAGAAATAAAGAATTAACGGATTAAAGATTTAAAGAAATAAAGAAGATGTCAACAACTCCCAATATTCCCAACTTTGCTTTGGGGCAGTGGCAGCCGCATGAAGGCGATGGCATTGCACAATACAATGCCATTACGGGCCAATTGATCAGCACCGTAGGCAGCCAAGGTTTAGATTATGCGGCTATGGCCCAATACGCCAGAGAAGTCGGTAACCGCAATTTGCGCAAAATGACTTTTCACCAAAGAGGTAGAATGCTCAAGAAATTGGCTTTACACCTTTACGGAATGCGCAAAAAATATTATCCACTGAGTTACCAAACTGGGGCCACCAAAGTCGATAGCTGGATTGATATTGATGGGGGAATTGGGACGCTCTTCGCTTATGCTTCTTTGCGTAAAAAATTTCAAGACCAACCCTATTTTGTAGATGGCGAAACGGCTCCTTTGTCTAAAGAAGGGACCTTTGTGGGCCAACATATTATGGTCCCTCGTCGCGGGGTGGCCATTCATATCAATGCCTTTAATTTTCCCATTTGGGGAATGCTAGAAAAATTGGCGGTCAATCTTTTGGCGGGTATGCCGGCTATTGTCAAACCTGCTGAACAAACTTCTTATTTGACCCAAGCCATGGTGCAAGATATTGTGGCTTCAGGCATTTTGCCCGAGGGCGCTTTGCAGTTGGTTTGTGGTTCTGGTGTTGGCATTTTGGATTCGGTGACTTCTCAAGATGTAGTGACCTTTACGGGCTCGGCTAGTACGGGCCGTATGCTCAAAAGCTTGCCCCAGATTGTAGAGCAGGCCGTTCCCTTTAATATGGAAGCCGACTCTTTGAATTGCTCTGTTTTGGGCCTAAATGCCTTGCCTGGCACGCCCGAATTTGATCTATTTATCAAAGAGGTGCGCAAAGAGATGACCGTAAAAGCAGGGCAAAAATGTACG is drawn from Saprospira sp. CCB-QB6 and contains these coding sequences:
- a CDS encoding acetyl-CoA C-acyltransferase, with protein sequence MSKASFLVDGVRTAIGNFGGTLSPVRTDDLAAHVIKELVARHPNIPQDSYDDVILGCANQAGEDNRNVARMALLLAGLPYSVPGETVNRLCASGMSAAIHAHRAIMAGDGELFLAGGVEHMTRGPWVISKVSKPFGRDAQMHDSSFGWRFVNPKMKEIYGVDGMGVTAENLVDLHQISRADQDLFAYRSQMKAAAAQEKGILAEEIVPIAIKRRKQEDLIFDQDEFIKPNSSLEVLGKLRAAFRKEGGSVTAGNSSGLNDGAAVNLIASAAAVERYQLQPLAQIISSAVVGVEPRIMGIGPVEASRKALAKAGLSLDQMDVIELNEAFAAQSLACTRSLGLADDDPRINPNGGAIAIGHPLGVTGARILLAAARELQRKGGKYALVTMCIGVGQGYATIIKNVNV
- a CDS encoding PaaI family thioesterase, which translates into the protein MSKEKAEWIVGEQMLAKDAFSQWLGIQVDEIRPGFAELSMRVRPEMTNGFGIAHGGICYSLADTALAFAANAHGPKSRSINTSIVHTLAVAEGEKLLARAEEEYLHPKLAHYKVHIYNGKGEQVAIFQGSVYRSSKSWTPEELA